Sequence from the Methanococcoides methylutens genome:
TTCGAAGGCAGCAGTGGATATATGGATCAAGAACTTCTCGCAGCAATCCTATGATAACTTAGCAGTAATTGCCAATTTCCCGGGAACTGTCAAAGTTAAAAAGCCTGCATTATCATTTGGAAGCATTGGTCCGGGTGAGACTGTCAAGAAGACATGGAATATAACTCCGGCTATATCTGGTTGGGTTGCCATAGAAGAACCTATGGTCGTTTTCGAGTATGCTGGTACTCGATATTCCGGGCAGCTTGATCCTGTCTGGCTTAATGTTCAGTGAAGGCAGAAGGTTTTTCGAAACCTTTTTATTTTTCACTTTTTAGTATGTATTTTTAAAAGATGAGCTACATATTATATTCTGTTGTTTTACAAACAAGGGGAGGTAGTTTATGGTAAAAGTAACTCTTATTCATGCTTCATGGTGTCATGTTTGTCCTGCTGCCAGAAAGTTCTGGAATGATCTTAGATCGGAACGTGACTTTGATTATGAGGAGGTAGATTATGATACTCCGGAGGGTGACGAACTCTCGGAAAAGTATTCGATCATGTCTGTTCCAACAACTATAATCGATGGTGAGATTGCTTTTATAGGCGTCCCTGGCAAGGAAGAAGCGCTTTCGAAAATATCCTGATGAGGTAGCTCAAAATGGTATACGATCTAATTATTGTAGGCGGTGGCCCGGGTGGCCTGTCTGCCGGAATATATGCTGTTCGTTACGGGTTGAACACACTCGTTCTCGAGAAAGGATTTGTCAGTGGCCAAATCGCGACAACCGGTGAAGTAGAGAACTATCCGGGTTTTCCTTCCATAAGTGGTATGGACCTGATGGATAAGTTCTCCGAACATGCAAAAACAGCCGGTGTTGTAGTGGAGAGCAGGGAGATTCTTGGAATCCGGTCGGAGGGTGATCGAAAGATCATCAGTACAGAATCCGGTGATCTGGAAACGTTCAGTGTCATAATTGCCACAGGCGCAAACCCACGACATCTCGGTGTTCCCGGGGAGGAAGAGTTTCGTGGAAAAGGGGTTTCATATTGTGCTACGTG
This genomic interval carries:
- a CDS encoding glutaredoxin family protein, whose translation is MVKVTLIHASWCHVCPAARKFWNDLRSERDFDYEEVDYDTPEGDELSEKYSIMSVPTTIIDGEIAFIGVPGKEEALSKIS